The nucleotide window CTTCTCTAGCGTTAATACCATTGGTTGTATCGTAACTATAGCTAAGATTATATTTGGTCGTTTCGTTTCCACCACTTACGCCAGCTTGGCTTCTGAGAGTATTTTTTGTACCTGCAGAAACTGTAAAATTTGGCGTCGGTTTACCAAGTGAACCGCTTTTAGTGAAGATTTGGATTACACCACCTATGGCTTCAGAACCATAAAGCCCGGCTCGAGGCCCGCGGACAATTTCAATGCGTTCAATTTGACTGACAGGGAAATCTTGTAATGCTGAAGAACCAGATGTGGCTGAATACCATTTAACGCCATCAACTAAAACAAGCACGTGATCAGAATTTGTTCCACGGATTGAAACACCACTTGTCTTACCCAAACCACCATTCTGAGTCATATCAATACCAGGAAAACGTGACAGAAGTGTAGCCAGATCTTGAATCTGAAGTTTTTCAATATCAGCTTCTGTGATCACCGTAGTCGGCGCTAGAGCATTTTCCGTAGGCATGCGATTAGCGGTAACGGTGATAGAGTCAAGCTCATCACTAGCGATAACAGGTAAAGAAAGTAAAGAAGAAATCAGCGTAAAAGCTGAAAGACGCGTGCACGCACGCAAAGGCAACGCCTTTGAAAACAAGTTCATAATTGTCTCCTGAGGATACGCTCACCCGCGATCCAGGGTTAATAGGGTCACAACACATTGTGTTGTTACGAAACCTCAGGCCGGTCTCCGGACTTACGTTGTGGCTATCGCCTGACACATCGCCTTCCCACGACATTCGCAGTGGCTTAATGATGTGCTTTTCAACGTTTACCGTTGCGGGGGCAGTGTTGGATTTGTCACCAACTTCCCGTTTAACTCTGCATAAACAGAGCACCTGAAGAGCCGCGCATAGTAATGGCTGCGCATCCATCCGTCAAACTGACTATGTCAACTATAGCGACAATGACGCCTGATTCCTATACGGCAAATTGACAATATGTGGCATTAATCCTTATTCTATCGCGTGTTTTAGGTGTTGCTAACGCAAGTAAACGGGAAGTCGGTGCATCACTAGATAATGCCGACACTGCCCCCGCAACGGTAAGTGAGATGAGATAAACGTTATGCCACTGTACAGCGCTGTATGGGAAGGTGTTTATCAGGCAAAACTCACAAGTCCGGAGACCGGCCTGAAAATAAAACGTGCCAACTGGCAAATTCAAAACCTATTGTGTGCGGGTGGGCACACTGGAGAATCACATCATGACCTTATCTCGTTCTCAGCAACTGATTATTGCTGGTCTTTTAGCACTTTTAATGTTCATGACCCGAGGTCATCATTTTGCTTCTGTCGACGCGTTACCGAGTGCATCATGGGCTATCTTTTTCCTAGCCGGTCTTTACCTGAGTTCAGCTGCCTGGTTTCCTGTATTTTTAGTAATGGCTGCTGGCCTCGATATCGCCAGTGTGTTGTTGGGTGGTGGTCAATTAAGTAATAGTTTCTGTATGTCTCCTGCTTACGGATTTCTGATTCCTGCTTATGGTAGCTTATGGATGGCTGGACGCTGGTATGCATCAAAATATCAATTTAATGCAGCCACCTTATTGCCGCTTGTTGGCAGTGTATTGGTAGCAGCCACTGCAGCCACCTTATTTAGTGGTGGCGGTTTCTACTTCTTCTCTGGCCGTTATCCTGATCCAACATTCACTGAATACACACAGCGTTTTATTCAGTACTTCCCTAAAAACCTGGCTGTAATGAGTTTCTATCTGGTAGTTGCAATGATTTGCCATGTGTCTCTGCATTTCACAGCAACGACACAACGAGCAGATCAACAGCATTAATAGAGATGCAGTCGCAGTCATGCGCTGCTGTTGTCATTGCTGCACCGGCATCTGGCCAAGGTAAAACCACGGTCACCGCTGTATTAGCAAGACATTACCGGCAGCAAAACAAACAGGTGCGCGTATTCAAAGTGGGTCCAGATTTTCTGGACCCTATGGTTTTAGAATACGCATCAGGTCACCCTGTTTATCAGCTTGACCTGTGGATGGTCGGCAAACAACACAGTCAGCAACTTTTAGCAGAAGCGGCGCAACAAGCCGATATTATTTTGATTGAAGGTGTGATGGGCTTGTTTGATGGTGAACCTTCCACAGCTGATCTGGCTGCTGCTTTTGGTATCCCTATCCTTGCCGTGATCGATGCCAGTTCCATGGCACAAACCTTTGCAGCCATCGCTGTCGGTTTGGACCAATATCGAAAAGATACGCGTGTCGCTGCCGTTATTGCTAATAAAGTCGGCAGTGAACGTCATGCCGATATGCTCAAAAAAGCCTTACCTAACACTCTTCCTTGTCTCGCTACTTTGTTCAGACAAACTGAACATGCCCTGCCCAGTCGTTATTTGGGTTTACAGCAAGCCAATGAAGTCACTGATTTAGAGCAACGCCTGAGCCATACTCTGGACGCTTTTGACTTCGACAATACAGTCTCATTACCTAACATCGATTTTCCGTTTATTGATGTTGAGCCACTGCCTCTCTTACTCGAAGGTGTAAAGATTGGGATTGCCAGAGATGCCGCTTTCTCTTTTCTTTATCAAGCGAATCTGGATTGTCTGGAAGCCTTAGGTGCTGATCTTATTTTTTTCTCGCCACTAACAGACAAACAATTACCAGACATCGATAGCCTTTATCTGCCCGGTGGTTATCCCGAGCTACATCTGGAGACATTGAGTCAAAACACCAATATGATTCAATCTATTCACCAACATTACCATGCCAATAAACCAATCATCGCTGAGTGTGGCGGCATGTTATACCTATGTGAATCCCTGACGGATAAAGCGGATAATACTGCTAGTCTATGTGGCATTTTGCCTGCCAAAGCCAAACTTCAGGCGAGACTGACGGCTCTCGGATTACAGGAAGTCAATATCAATGGTGCGGCCATCAGAGGCCACACCTATCATCATTCTTTACTCAGTACAGAACTGGTCTCGGAGATAAGCGGG belongs to Methylophaga thalassica and includes:
- a CDS encoding cobyrinate a,c-diamide synthase, which codes for MQSQSCAAVVIAAPASGQGKTTVTAVLARHYRQQNKQVRVFKVGPDFLDPMVLEYASGHPVYQLDLWMVGKQHSQQLLAEAAQQADIILIEGVMGLFDGEPSTADLAAAFGIPILAVIDASSMAQTFAAIAVGLDQYRKDTRVAAVIANKVGSERHADMLKKALPNTLPCLATLFRQTEHALPSRYLGLQQANEVTDLEQRLSHTLDAFDFDNTVSLPNIDFPFIDVEPLPLLLEGVKIGIARDAAFSFLYQANLDCLEALGADLIFFSPLTDKQLPDIDSLYLPGGYPELHLETLSQNTNMIQSIHQHYHANKPIIAECGGMLYLCESLTDKADNTASLCGILPAKAKLQARLTALGLQEVNINGAAIRGHTYHHSLLSTELVSEISGQCPNGKSVSEVVYQQQRLNASYIHFYFYSNPHLIAAWLTP